The nucleotide sequence CGCCCGTTCGGGGGGCCGCAAAAAGTAGGCCGCCACGGTGGTCAAAAAGATTGTCCAGGTGGCCAAGCGGACGAAGAGGGCCAATCCGGCCGGATTGCCCAGAAGTTTGCCTAGGTAATAGAGGATAAATCCGCCGGTTGGAAAGGTGTCTAAATCAACGCGAAGGGAAAACTCCAGAAAGGTCAAGGGGCAATACAAGCCCAGAATCGGGAGGAGCGTGGCGGAAACAGCCGCCAGGAGGTGAACGGTGCGAAACCAGAAATAATCGAAAAAACGCCGATGAAAGAAGAAGGCCGACAAAGTCCAGAAAAAGCCGAGAAGGACAAAACCAACCCAACCTGCATGCAAGAGACGGACGTAGTCGGCAAGGGCGGTGCTGTCCATAGACCCTTTCTTTATTTGGTTTCCGCCTTACGGGCAGCCGGCGGCAGCTTCAGCCGAAACTTCCCCAAAACGGCGGTCGGCTCCTTTTCCGGTTTGGAACGCCCCTTGCTCAAGGGGGGGCCGGGGTTCTCCGGCGTATCGGGACGCAGGTCAAACCAGAGGTTATCCTTGTCATCCACGCATAAGAAGCGGTGGGGCGTGTGTAGCCCCCCGGTTATCATATTCCCTTCCCGGTCGTAGATGTCGATGAAAAACCCGCCTTCGTACATATCCCCCTCCGGGTCGTAGCTTTTCATATAGGGTTTGCCCGCCTCGCCCGCTAGCATTACCAATATTACATAACCGCTTTGGGTGGCGGCGCAATCCACCACCGGCGTCCAACTTTTAAGCCAACGCAACCACTTCTTTGTGGAGGAGGGAGCTTTTCGGTCTTGGGGCGACTTAAAAACGGAGGATTTACCGAGTATCTCGCCTTTCGAGGTACCATCCATTCCATAATGAAAAACCTTATAAAACGGGTCAAAAACGCACCAAATATCCCCCAAAGAATCGACGTCAAGCCCCTCAAAATTGTAATAGTCGGCATACTCCGGTTCGAGAAGCAAAAAATCTTTCAGCAGCCGACCGGTCGAATCAAAAGTATGAAGGCAGTGGGGTTGAGGATGGCCGGGCCCGGCGCCAACAATTTCGCCGTTAGGGCCAACATCCACTTGGTAGATACTTTTCCATGTTCCTTTTTTTGTTATAACCTCTCTGGCCTCCTGTAAACCGCCCGCATTCGCCAGTTCTTTGTCTAGTTTGCTCAAGTTGCTCAGTTCGATGGCTTTGTGCAAGACACCAGATCGGTCGAAAAAAAGGAGGTGGCGGGACGAGGTGGCAATGAGATCTCCTTTATGATTTTCCACGGCATCAAGCAAGTTTACCAAATAGCGGTTTGACCATTGCTCGACCATCTTTCTAAGGTTCTTGATGCTTACGTGCTTTTGCAATGAACCGGCGGCGGAATAAATCCTTAAACCGGCGTAGTGGCGCACGCCAACTTTCTTAAACCCGGCGCAGACGCTCACAATCCGGCCCGAAGGCCCCACTTGAGCCGTTTTAATGAATGCGAATTTCACGATGGAATCCGTCAGCGCCACTTTTCCCGACAGGGAAAAATTGGCGTTAAAATCAACGGCCAAGGCGCAGGACGGAATTATCGTCAATAATGCGAGGAGGCCGAACAAACCCCGGCTTTGAGCCGGGGTTTGTTTTTTGGGAAATAAGAGATTAAAACTTCTCATCATTATCCCCCCAACTTGCGATAAAACAAGTCACAGCGTCGCTGGGACAACCCTCGCTTTGTTTACCGCCACCTAACGCTGCGTGGAATTTCCAGATCTGAAGTGTGCAGAGCCGGGCTTCCGCTTCCTTGATGGCCTTTTGGCCTTGCACCAGCC is from Verrucomicrobiia bacterium and encodes:
- a CDS encoding DUF2784 family protein is translated as MDSTALADYVRLLHAGWVGFVLLGFFWTLSAFFFHRRFFDYFWFRTVHLLAAVSATLLPILGLYCPLTFLEFSLRVDLDTFPTGGFILYYLGKLLGNPAGLALFVRLATWTIFLTTVAAYFLRPPERAERWFERVFSSRRKPRTGQLSP